The Apis mellifera strain DH4 linkage group LG13, Amel_HAv3.1, whole genome shotgun sequence genome includes a region encoding these proteins:
- the LOC100576758 gene encoding uncharacterized protein LOC100576758, with translation MEKQILLIFSFTVLLVSSISASEKCLSKTDLECTGRVHYNVTLTAYYPVFDSDNESDYLDVKMKKLRTLQDFLDGRTEFVTVSMDLDSGIPYGTKLCIPELNAKFLRQIPLQARDRSHYNDVKTNSPDFSHVDICVRTEEDTYDNSVNGIVTLYV, from the exons ATGGAAAaacagattttattaattttttccttcacaGTGCTCCTTGTTTCGTCCATTTCTGCTAGtg aaaaatgtcTGAGTAAAACAGATCTCGAGTGCACTGGTCGTGTTCATTATAACGTGACATTGACAGCTTATTATCCTGTATTTGATAGTGACAACGAATCAGATTATTTGGATGTCAAGATGAAGAAATTGAGAACTCTGCag gATTTTCTTGATGGGCGTACAGAATTCGTAACCGTTTCAATGGATCTCGATTCAGGGATACCATATGGCACAAAATTGTGTATTCCAgaattaaatgcaaaatttctGCGACAGATTCCACTTCAG GCTAGAGACAGAAGCCATTACAACGATGTTAAAACGAATTCACCCGATTTTTCTCACGTAGATATTTGCGTAAGAACAGAGGAAGATACTTACGATAATTCAGTGAATGGCATAGTGACTctctatgtataa